The following are from one region of the Polaribacter marinaquae genome:
- a CDS encoding DUF3871 family protein has product MELVANYNPIEMIQEVSQVVQKSASNFIGANTVEVSLEHIQNKCIVPVFAKDNEVTISHYGFINSVKEVVKSVYSDIDIITPSIRASHQIKGRIPSAIGKPVKELLAHEKTIYYERIAFMIEIPNKQVVVNDQILNLTIGGVRAYNQENLFSKKSIEKFKVFIGYKNTVCTNLCIATDGLQSEIRVSSIPELQECIYNLIQGYDQEAHLGVMERMSKFQLSEQEFAHLLGKMRMYHFLSKEERKTKFPLQLTDSQIGIITKNYFTDKNFKRTNNKMINLWQVYNLFTEANKSSYIDTNLERNVSAYEFIQMLGFYRENGQNNFFNHIII; this is encoded by the coding sequence ATGGAACTCGTAGCTAATTATAACCCAATAGAAATGATACAAGAAGTATCTCAAGTTGTTCAAAAGTCAGCAAGTAATTTTATAGGAGCAAATACAGTAGAAGTAAGTTTAGAGCATATTCAGAATAAATGCATTGTCCCTGTTTTTGCAAAAGATAACGAAGTTACTATTTCTCATTATGGATTTATAAACTCAGTTAAAGAAGTTGTTAAGTCTGTCTATTCTGATATTGATATAATAACGCCTTCAATAAGAGCTTCACATCAAATAAAAGGTAGAATACCTAGTGCGATTGGTAAACCTGTTAAGGAGTTGTTAGCGCATGAAAAAACTATTTATTATGAGCGAATAGCTTTTATGATAGAAATACCAAATAAGCAAGTAGTGGTTAATGACCAAATATTAAACCTTACAATTGGAGGAGTTAGAGCATATAATCAAGAAAATTTATTTTCTAAAAAATCTATTGAGAAGTTTAAAGTTTTTATAGGTTACAAAAACACAGTGTGTACAAATTTGTGCATCGCTACTGATGGATTGCAATCAGAAATAAGAGTAAGTAGTATTCCTGAGTTACAGGAATGTATTTATAATTTAATTCAGGGTTATGACCAAGAAGCTCATTTAGGTGTTATGGAGAGAATGAGTAAGTTTCAGTTAAGTGAACAGGAGTTTGCTCATTTATTAGGAAAAATGAGGATGTATCATTTTTTAAGTAAAGAGGAAAGAAAAACTAAGTTTCCTTTACAGCTTACAGATTCTCAAATAGGTATAATAACTAAAAATTATTTTACAGATAAGAATTTTAAAAGAACGAATAATAAAATGATAAATCTTTGGCAGGTTTATAATTTATTTACAGAGGCAAACAAGTCATCTTACATTGATACTAATTTAGAAAGAAATGTCAGTGCGTATGAGTTTATCCAAATGCTAGGTTTTTATAGAGAAAATGGACAGAATAATTTCTTTAACCATATAATTATATAG
- a CDS encoding AAA family ATPase → MKLQKAQRHQVKLRLGLSGASGFGKSYSALLLAYGITEDWTKIAVIDTENNSASLYSHLGDFNVVSLNQPYSPERYIEAIKLCEENQMDVIIIDSITHEWNGKGGCLQIHEQLGGRFQDWAKLTPRHQAFIDAILQSNCHVITTVRKKMDYSMDRDSSGKTRVVKHGLKDITREGFSYELTVDFEIINENHMAKATKDRTGLFMDKPEILITKGVGRMLIDWCNQGVSIADAKKEIAECTTVEGLRHLYQKYLPLKKELNDTILNRKQEIESVKSMIVERKEIIHNNKISENGTRS, encoded by the coding sequence ATGAAATTACAAAAAGCACAAAGACACCAAGTAAAATTAAGATTAGGATTGTCTGGGGCATCAGGTTTTGGCAAGAGCTATTCAGCATTATTACTTGCTTATGGAATTACTGAAGATTGGACTAAAATAGCTGTTATAGATACAGAAAATAATAGTGCTTCATTATATTCTCATTTAGGAGATTTTAATGTGGTTTCTTTAAATCAGCCTTATAGTCCAGAACGATATATAGAAGCGATAAAGCTTTGTGAAGAAAATCAAATGGATGTAATCATTATTGATAGCATTACGCACGAGTGGAATGGAAAAGGAGGTTGTTTACAGATACATGAGCAATTAGGCGGTAGATTCCAAGACTGGGCGAAATTAACTCCAAGACATCAAGCTTTTATAGATGCGATTCTACAGTCTAATTGTCACGTTATAACCACTGTTAGAAAGAAAATGGACTATTCAATGGATAGAGATTCTAGTGGGAAGACAAGGGTTGTAAAGCACGGTTTAAAGGATATTACAAGAGAAGGATTTTCTTATGAATTAACCGTTGATTTTGAAATTATTAATGAAAATCATATGGCTAAAGCAACTAAAGATAGAACAGGTTTGTTTATGGATAAGCCAGAGATTTTAATAACAAAAGGAGTTGGTAGAATGTTAATTGATTGGTGTAACCAAGGTGTGTCTATTGCAGATGCTAAAAAGGAAATAGCAGAATGTACAACAGTTGAAGGTTTAAGACATTTATATCAAAAATATTTACCTCTCAAGAAAGAGCTAAACGATACTATCTTAAATCGTAAGCAAGAGATTGAATCAGTAAAATCAATGATTGTAGAACGAAAAGAAATTATTCATAATAACAAAATATCAGAAAATGGAACTCGTAGCTAA
- a CDS encoding XAC2610-related protein: MKKHLLSIVILITTISYAQLKPLKEADLLTKEVTKNTSFKVDKFEFKIEWTDKLSHSPNLGYLGGIKSLKIYSKGTLINDFKSIEDEVGLQEFIIDFYDFNLDGTIDFRIRRECGGSCYYSYYLSNIELNQFENPKEWDYIRVRALDFKNKLLADQVVSVNEEGDIYKVTGNRLIKQLVKK; encoded by the coding sequence ATGAAAAAACACCTATTATCAATAGTAATTTTAATAACAACGATAAGTTACGCTCAACTAAAGCCTCTAAAAGAAGCTGATTTATTAACAAAAGAAGTAACTAAAAATACTTCTTTTAAAGTTGATAAGTTTGAATTTAAAATAGAGTGGACAGATAAATTAAGTCATTCTCCTAATTTAGGATATTTAGGGGGTATTAAATCTTTAAAAATATATTCAAAAGGTACATTGATAAATGACTTTAAATCTATAGAAGATGAGGTTGGGCTACAAGAATTTATAATTGATTTTTACGACTTTAATTTAGATGGAACAATAGATTTTAGAATTCGTAGAGAGTGTGGAGGTAGTTGTTATTATAGTTACTATTTATCTAACATAGAATTAAATCAGTTTGAAAACCCCAAAGAATGGGATTATATACGTGTTAGAGCTTTAGATTTTAAAAATAAATTGTTGGCAGACCAAGTTGTAAGTGTAAATGAAGAGGGAGATATTTATAAAGTTACAGGAAACCGATTGATTAAACAGTTGGTAAAAAAATAA
- a CDS encoding helix-turn-helix transcriptional regulator, with protein sequence MRAFGLNLKRLRNNCNLSQEDLANDCDISISQIGRIERGEINTTISTLFVLAKALNIEVRDLFDFK encoded by the coding sequence ATGAGGGCTTTTGGTTTAAACCTTAAGAGACTCCGCAATAATTGTAATCTTTCACAAGAAGATTTAGCAAATGATTGCGATATATCAATATCACAAATAGGTAGAATTGAAAGAGGAGAGATAAATACAACTATTTCAACTTTGTTTGTATTAGCTAAAGCACTAAATATTGAAGTCAGAGATTTATTTGATTTTAAATAA
- a CDS encoding site-specific integrase has product MISYKLHILFYIDKVKINQKGQCPMKCRITYKKNRKQFSTGIFINPNFWLSKRQIASPPNRENTILNNKLSLIHQQIDKAFLMLQILPNDFDVDDIYRKYKGKDSKEEITILGAYDLHNDKTKKLIGIDFNKLSWSRYVESRRKVALFITKFYKTKDVKLNDLDLKFIQDLEYFFKTDLKLKQATVYRSIQRVKKIIQFAISENYLKKDPFHLYKNKKHKTVIIYLTDVELKKLEKHNFSQVRLQQVKDLFIFCCYTGLAYTEMSTLTTKNIEIGFDGKEWIQMIRKKTNRKISIPILPKAREILDKYDDNLPTLSNQKFNSYLKEISELVGINKKLTHHTARKTFATTVLLFNNVPMEIVSELLGHSNMNVTQSHYGKIVQKKVSDEVNRLY; this is encoded by the coding sequence ATGATATCATATAAATTACATATTCTATTCTATATAGATAAAGTTAAAATAAACCAGAAAGGACAATGTCCTATGAAATGTAGAATTACATATAAAAAAAATAGAAAACAATTTTCTACAGGAATATTTATAAATCCTAATTTTTGGTTAAGTAAGAGGCAGATAGCATCACCACCCAATAGAGAAAACACCATTTTAAACAACAAACTAAGCCTTATTCATCAACAGATAGATAAGGCTTTTTTAATGCTTCAAATCTTACCAAATGACTTTGATGTAGATGATATTTATAGGAAGTATAAGGGTAAGGATTCTAAAGAAGAAATCACCATTTTAGGTGCCTATGATTTACATAATGATAAGACAAAAAAGTTGATAGGAATTGACTTTAATAAACTGTCTTGGAGTAGGTATGTGGAAAGTAGAAGGAAAGTTGCGTTATTTATTACTAAATTCTACAAAACAAAGGATGTTAAATTAAATGACTTAGATTTAAAATTTATTCAAGATTTAGAATATTTCTTTAAAACAGATTTAAAACTAAAACAAGCTACTGTTTATAGAAGCATCCAGCGAGTAAAGAAAATTATTCAGTTTGCAATTTCAGAGAACTATTTGAAGAAAGATCCATTTCATCTATATAAAAATAAGAAACATAAAACAGTTATTATTTATTTGACAGATGTAGAGTTAAAGAAGTTAGAGAAACACAATTTTAGTCAAGTGAGATTACAGCAAGTAAAGGATTTATTTATTTTCTGCTGTTACACTGGTTTAGCATACACTGAAATGTCAACTTTGACAACTAAAAACATAGAAATAGGATTTGATGGTAAAGAATGGATTCAGATGATACGTAAAAAAACGAATAGGAAAATATCTATTCCAATACTACCAAAAGCAAGAGAGATTTTAGATAAATATGATGACAACTTACCAACTTTAAGTAACCAAAAGTTTAATTCATATTTAAAAGAGATTTCGGAGTTAGTTGGTATTAATAAAAAATTAACCCATCATACTGCAAGAAAAACTTTTGCGACAACAGTATTATTATTTAACAATGTACCTATGGAAATTGTATCAGAATTATTGGGTCATTCTAATATGAATGTTACACAATCTCATTATGGGAAAATTGTACAAAAGAAAGTCAGTGATGAAGTTAATAGACTTTATTAA
- a CDS encoding YegP family protein encodes MGKFVISKRTNGEYQFNLKADNGQVILTSEGYSSKAGCENGISSVKTNSQDDSKFERKTSSNGKPYFNLKASNGQIIGTSEMYESTSGRDNGIASVKSNAASTEDLS; translated from the coding sequence ATGGGAAAATTTGTAATTTCTAAAAGAACCAATGGAGAGTATCAGTTTAACTTAAAAGCTGATAACGGTCAAGTAATTTTAACAAGTGAAGGATACTCTTCAAAAGCAGGTTGTGAAAATGGTATTTCATCAGTTAAAACCAACTCTCAAGATGATTCTAAATTTGAAAGAAAAACATCATCTAATGGTAAACCATATTTTAATTTAAAAGCTAGTAATGGTCAAATTATTGGTACGAGTGAAATGTATGAAAGTACAAGTGGTAGAGATAATGGTATTGCATCTGTTAAGAGTAATGCAGCATCTACAGAAGATTTATCTTAA
- a CDS encoding HD family phosphohydrolase translates to MSNFVNKLYQNNTIIFKVILFLITTIAIVYLFPKGGQFKYDFSNGQLWRYDNLYAPFDFAIQKSEEEIKIEKKQIDANAKLYFIVDKTIENQVKSSFKNKVNSLSTIDTLSAEKTKFLKNLGLKVIDEIYKTGFLEVVSQDRVSNKDELVALRNKNEVKDVPFKNLYNSNKVLKSITNGLDTDLNESVRSQFFTILSEIIKPNVTYDAIYTDKVIDNETKNISYTKGKVSAGELIILKGDLVEGKKLAILNSLKSESESNVWTESNYNWIIFGYTILVALALLMLLLFLQRNRIEIFNNNNKVTFIFFNVFSMIFIQTLVINYNSDYLYVVPLSVLPIILKAFFDARLGLFTHVLTVLLLGYVVPNSFEFIYLHIIAGIVTILSVSELYKRANLFISVAQITGIYMITYFAFSIIKEGNASQINLDYFMLFAVNGLLSFLAIILIYIYEKVFGLVSDVTLLELSNTNSKLLRELNEKAPGTFQHSMQVANLAEAAANEIGANSMLVRTGALYHDVGKMANPMYFIENQTTGVNPHHELSPRDSAKIITDHVIKGVEIAKKYNLPDRIIDFIRTHHGTSTTYYFLMKERELNPDSEVDVKKFQYQGPNPFSKETAILMMCDAAEAASKSLKTPTAQSISDLIDKIIEKQMSDNQFLNSDITFKEIEIIKKVIKKKLLNIYHLRVEYPD, encoded by the coding sequence ATGAGCAATTTTGTAAATAAACTTTATCAAAACAACACCATAATTTTTAAGGTAATATTGTTTTTAATAACCACGATAGCTATTGTGTATTTGTTTCCAAAAGGAGGTCAGTTTAAATATGATTTTAGTAACGGGCAATTATGGAGGTATGATAATTTGTATGCTCCTTTTGATTTTGCAATTCAGAAGTCTGAAGAGGAAATTAAAATAGAAAAAAAGCAAATAGACGCAAATGCTAAATTGTATTTTATTGTTGATAAAACAATAGAGAATCAAGTAAAATCTTCCTTTAAAAATAAAGTAAATAGTTTAAGTACTATTGATACTTTATCAGCAGAAAAAACAAAATTTTTAAAGAATTTAGGGTTAAAGGTTATAGATGAAATCTATAAAACAGGCTTTTTAGAAGTAGTTAGCCAAGATAGAGTTTCTAATAAAGATGAATTAGTTGCTCTTAGAAATAAGAATGAAGTAAAAGATGTTCCTTTTAAAAATTTGTACAATTCAAATAAAGTCTTAAAATCGATAACAAATGGTTTAGATACTGATTTAAATGAATCTGTAAGAAGTCAATTTTTTACAATTTTATCAGAAATTATAAAACCAAATGTAACTTATGACGCCATTTATACAGATAAAGTTATTGATAACGAAACTAAAAATATTTCTTACACAAAAGGAAAAGTTTCTGCAGGTGAGTTAATTATTTTAAAAGGTGATTTGGTAGAAGGGAAGAAATTAGCAATTTTAAATTCTCTTAAAAGTGAATCTGAATCTAATGTTTGGACAGAGTCTAATTATAATTGGATTATTTTTGGATACACCATCTTAGTTGCTTTAGCGTTGTTAATGCTATTGCTTTTTTTACAAAGAAATAGAATTGAAATATTTAACAACAACAATAAAGTAACATTTATTTTCTTCAATGTTTTTTCAATGATATTTATACAAACATTGGTAATAAATTATAATTCAGATTATTTATATGTTGTTCCTTTAAGTGTTTTACCTATTATTTTAAAAGCTTTTTTTGATGCAAGATTGGGTTTATTTACACATGTACTAACCGTACTTTTATTGGGGTATGTTGTACCTAATAGTTTCGAATTTATTTATCTACATATAATTGCCGGTATTGTTACTATTTTAAGTGTATCAGAACTTTATAAAAGAGCAAATTTATTTATTTCGGTTGCACAAATAACAGGAATTTATATGATTACTTACTTTGCTTTTTCAATTATAAAAGAAGGAAATGCATCGCAGATTAATCTAGATTATTTCATGCTTTTTGCCGTAAACGGATTGTTATCTTTTTTAGCAATTATTTTAATTTATATTTATGAAAAAGTTTTTGGTTTGGTTTCTGATGTAACTCTTTTAGAGCTTTCTAATACAAACTCTAAATTATTAAGAGAGTTAAATGAAAAAGCTCCAGGAACTTTTCAGCACTCAATGCAAGTTGCTAATTTAGCAGAAGCTGCAGCAAATGAAATTGGTGCAAACTCGATGTTGGTTAGAACCGGTGCGCTGTATCATGATGTAGGTAAAATGGCAAATCCTATGTATTTCATAGAAAATCAAACTACAGGTGTAAATCCTCATCATGAATTATCACCAAGAGATAGTGCAAAAATAATAACAGATCATGTTATTAAAGGAGTTGAAATAGCAAAGAAATACAATTTACCAGATCGAATTATCGATTTTATAAGAACACACCATGGTACAAGCACTACTTATTATTTCTTAATGAAAGAAAGAGAATTGAATCCGGATAGTGAGGTTGATGTTAAAAAATTTCAATATCAGGGGCCAAATCCGTTCTCAAAAGAAACAGCAATATTAATGATGTGTGATGCAGCAGAAGCAGCTTCTAAAAGCTTAAAAACGCCTACAGCGCAATCTATCAGTGATTTAATAGATAAAATCATCGAAAAACAGATGTCAGACAATCAATTTTTAAATTCAGACATTACTTTTAAAGAAATTGAAATTATAAAAAAAGTGATAAAGAAAAAATTGCTAAACATCTATCACTTAAGGGTTGAGTATCCTGATTAA
- a CDS encoding acetyl-CoA C-acyltransferase, whose amino-acid sequence MKEVVIVSVARTPIGSFMGSLSSVPATKLGAVAIKGALNKINLSPELVEEVFMGNVVSAGLGQAPARQAAIYAGIPESVPCTTVNKVCASGMKSIMLAAQTIALGDADVVVAGGMENMSSIPHYQHARKGSKFGPITMEDGMQKDGLVDAYGKVAMGVCADECATEYDFSREDQDTFAIQSYERSAKAWSEGKFSDEIVPVEIPQRRGEPVIFSEDEEYKNVKMEKIPALRPAFTKEGTVTAANASTINDGGAALVLMSAEKAKELNITPLAKIKSYADAAHEPKWFTTAPAKALPKALAKANISIDDVDYFELNEAFSIVGLANMKILNISDKNVNVNGGAVSLGHPLGVSGARIVIALTSILKQNDAKIGAAAICNGGGGASAMVIERL is encoded by the coding sequence ATGAAAGAAGTAGTAATTGTATCTGTAGCCAGAACACCAATTGGTAGCTTTATGGGAAGTTTATCTTCTGTACCTGCAACAAAATTAGGTGCTGTTGCAATTAAAGGCGCTTTAAATAAAATAAACTTATCGCCAGAATTGGTAGAAGAAGTTTTTATGGGTAATGTTGTTTCTGCAGGCTTAGGACAAGCTCCTGCAAGACAAGCAGCCATTTACGCTGGTATACCAGAATCTGTACCTTGTACAACTGTTAATAAAGTTTGTGCTTCTGGTATGAAATCTATTATGTTAGCAGCTCAAACAATTGCTTTAGGAGATGCAGATGTTGTTGTTGCTGGTGGTATGGAAAACATGAGTTCTATTCCGCATTACCAACACGCCAGAAAAGGTTCTAAATTCGGGCCAATAACTATGGAAGACGGAATGCAAAAAGATGGTTTGGTAGATGCTTATGGCAAAGTAGCCATGGGAGTTTGTGCTGATGAATGTGCAACTGAATATGATTTCTCTAGAGAAGATCAAGATACATTTGCAATACAATCTTACGAGCGTTCTGCAAAAGCATGGAGCGAAGGTAAATTTTCTGATGAAATTGTGCCTGTTGAAATTCCTCAAAGACGCGGAGAACCTGTAATCTTTTCTGAAGACGAAGAATACAAGAACGTTAAAATGGAAAAAATTCCTGCTTTAAGACCTGCTTTTACAAAAGAAGGAACTGTAACTGCCGCAAATGCTTCTACTATTAATGACGGTGGAGCTGCATTGGTTTTAATGTCTGCTGAAAAAGCAAAAGAACTAAACATTACACCGCTTGCAAAAATAAAAAGTTATGCAGACGCTGCACATGAGCCAAAATGGTTTACAACTGCACCTGCAAAAGCGCTACCAAAAGCATTAGCTAAAGCAAACATTTCTATTGATGATGTGGATTATTTTGAATTAAACGAAGCTTTTTCTATTGTTGGTTTAGCTAACATGAAAATTTTAAATATTTCTGATAAAAATGTAAATGTTAACGGTGGTGCAGTTTCATTAGGACATCCGTTAGGTGTTTCTGGTGCAAGAATTGTAATTGCATTAACTTCTATTTTAAAGCAAAATGATGCAAAAATTGGTGCTGCAGCTATTTGTAATGGTGGTGGTGGTGCCAGTGCTATGGTAATTGAAAGATTATAA
- a CDS encoding C40 family peptidase — MLYGICNLSIVPVRAEESDKSEMISQILFGEHFQIIEKTKNWSKIRISFDNFEGYIDNKQYLEITEDFYNSIENSTLTFSGEILDFVTSENNDLTTIAIGSQLPKFSIGNLRLGSYNYKYENTVFDKKLSKPEILKIAFTYLNSPYLWGGKTPFGIDCSGFTQMVYKLSGYKLPRDAKEQAKQGEVLSFIEESEPGDLAFFDNEEGEIIHVGIVLNDYNIIHAHGKVRIDTLDHSGIFNADLQKHTHKLRVIKKMI, encoded by the coding sequence ATGCTATATGGCATCTGTAATTTAAGTATTGTACCCGTTAGGGCAGAAGAATCTGACAAATCTGAAATGATTAGTCAGATTCTTTTTGGTGAACATTTTCAAATTATTGAAAAGACTAAAAACTGGAGTAAAATTCGTATTAGTTTCGATAATTTTGAAGGTTACATTGATAATAAACAATACCTAGAAATTACAGAAGACTTTTATAATTCTATAGAGAATTCTACCTTAACTTTTTCTGGAGAAATTTTAGATTTTGTTACATCAGAAAACAACGATTTAACAACAATTGCAATAGGTTCTCAATTACCTAAATTTAGTATTGGAAACTTAAGATTAGGTTCTTATAATTATAAATATGAGAACACTGTTTTTGATAAAAAACTATCTAAGCCAGAAATCTTAAAGATTGCTTTTACCTATCTAAATAGTCCTTATTTGTGGGGAGGAAAAACTCCGTTTGGGATAGATTGTTCTGGTTTTACACAAATGGTTTATAAACTTTCTGGATATAAATTACCTAGAGATGCTAAAGAACAAGCTAAACAAGGTGAAGTATTAAGTTTTATAGAAGAAAGCGAACCTGGTGATTTAGCTTTTTTTGATAATGAAGAAGGCGAAATTATTCATGTTGGAATTGTTTTAAATGACTATAACATTATTCATGCTCATGGTAAGGTTCGAATAGATACTTTAGATCATAGCGGTATTTTTAATGCTGATTTACAAAAGCATACACACAAGCTAAGAGTTATTAAAAAAATGATATAA
- a CDS encoding tetratricopeptide repeat protein, with product MKKQILALTVGFLSMASFAQKSELKTAEKAIKKQDYTTALSAIAPLASMEATMEAKYKAKYYYLNGQALAGKSDYKGAADAFNALFKYEKEIGKQRYTKEAQPMLNELIQKASNLAIKQYNSKDYKQATGNFYLTYLLSPKDTSFLYNAAISASLSKDYDVSLKHYRELKEIGYTGITTQYLATNKKTGAVENLGTKTNRDTMVKLGQYSNPTVKVSDSKQAEIVKNIGYILVNQGKTDEAIVALQEARKANPKDVNLILNEAQLYIKLEKMDKFGALMEEAVKLDPTNPTLFFNLGVVNANQNKSEEAIKYYEKAIELKPDYGDAYMNLAVAILSGEKAIVDEMNENLSNFKKYDELQEKQKELYRKALPYLVKADNIERSEGTVKTLLNIYDTLEMTTEADALRPIYKEMRGQ from the coding sequence ATGAAAAAACAAATATTAGCGTTAACTGTAGGTTTCTTATCAATGGCTTCTTTTGCGCAAAAAAGCGAATTGAAAACAGCTGAAAAAGCAATTAAGAAACAAGATTATACTACAGCTTTGTCAGCTATAGCTCCTTTAGCATCTATGGAAGCAACAATGGAAGCTAAATATAAAGCAAAATATTACTATTTAAATGGTCAAGCATTGGCTGGTAAAAGTGATTATAAAGGTGCCGCAGATGCATTTAATGCTTTATTTAAATATGAAAAAGAAATTGGTAAGCAGAGATATACAAAAGAAGCGCAACCAATGTTAAATGAATTAATTCAAAAAGCATCTAATTTAGCTATTAAACAATATAATAGTAAAGATTATAAGCAAGCAACAGGTAACTTCTATTTAACATATCTTTTAAGTCCTAAAGACACAAGTTTTTTATATAATGCAGCAATTAGTGCTTCATTATCAAAAGACTATGATGTTTCTTTAAAGCATTACAGAGAGTTAAAAGAAATAGGTTATACAGGTATCACAACTCAATACTTAGCAACAAACAAAAAGACAGGTGCTGTAGAAAACTTAGGAACTAAAACTAATAGAGATACTATGGTTAAGTTAGGTCAATATTCTAACCCTACAGTAAAAGTTTCTGATTCTAAGCAAGCTGAGATTGTTAAAAATATTGGATATATTTTAGTGAATCAAGGTAAGACTGATGAAGCTATTGTAGCTTTACAAGAAGCTAGAAAAGCAAATCCGAAAGATGTTAATTTAATTCTAAACGAAGCACAATTATATATTAAATTAGAAAAAATGGATAAGTTTGGTGCTTTAATGGAAGAAGCAGTAAAGTTAGACCCAACAAACCCAACGTTATTTTTTAATTTAGGCGTTGTTAATGCTAATCAAAACAAAAGTGAAGAAGCAATTAAGTATTATGAAAAAGCAATCGAGTTAAAACCAGATTACGGAGATGCTTACATGAATTTAGCTGTAGCAATATTAAGTGGAGAAAAAGCAATTGTTGATGAAATGAATGAAAATTTATCTAACTTTAAGAAGTACGATGAATTACAAGAAAAGCAAAAAGAATTGTATAGAAAAGCATTACCTTATTTAGTAAAAGCAGATAATATTGAAAGATCTGAAGGTACTGTTAAAACTTTATTGAATATCTACGATACTTTAGAAATGACTACTGAAGCAGATGCTTTAAGACCAATTTATAAAGAAATGAGAGGTCAGTAA